In the Arachis ipaensis cultivar K30076 chromosome B10, Araip1.1, whole genome shotgun sequence genome, one interval contains:
- the LOC107621231 gene encoding WAT1-related protein At5g07050-like isoform X1 — translation MGIEKVGCCSKFVENSQLYFAMIFLQFVYGGMNIITKVSLNQGMSHYVLVVYRHVFATVAIAPFAIIFERKHQPRITFPIFIQIFILALLGPVIDQNLYYAGLKFTSPTFACALSNTLPAMTFVMAVLCRMEKMNIKKVRCQAKVMGTVFTVGGAMVMTLYKGPIVEMVWTKHHRTKINNTQISSDKQWFIGSIFIILSTLAWASLFVLQAKVIETYKNHQLSLTSLICFIGIIQAAVVTFLMERKTSVWLIGWDMNLLAAAYAGVFSSSMSYYVQGLVMQKKGPVFATAFIPLMMIIVAIMGSFILAEQIYLGGVVGAILIIIGLYSVLWGKNKEQIMENKVTDENLSFALKCVHIIDGKNSNQNAEAPNKLLSLPHSHMNVINQEENKVLT, via the exons ATGGGAATTGAAAAGGTTGGATGTTGCTCCAAATTTGTTGAGAACTCTCAGCTTTATTTCGCTATGATTTTTTTGCAGTTTGTGTATGGTGGCATGAATATTATAACTAAAGTTTCGCTTAACCAAGGCATGAGCCATTATGTTCTTGTGGTTTATCGCCACGTCTTTGCAACCGTTGCCATTGCTCCATTTGCTATCATCTTTGAAAGG AAACA TCAACCAAGGATAACATTCCCAATTTTCATACAAATTTTTATCCTGGCTCTGCTTGG GCCTGTGATTGATCAAAATTTGTACTATGCTGGGTTGAAATTCACTTCACCAACCTTCGCATGTGCACTGAGCAACACACTTCCTGCCATGACATTTGTGATGGCTGTTTTATGCAG GATGGAGAAGATGAACATAAAGAAAGTGAGGTGTCAAGCTAAGGTAATGGGCACCGTTTTTACTGTAGGTGGGGCCATGGTGATGACCTTGTACAAAGGTCCTATTGTGGAGATGGTGTGGACCAAACATCATAGGACTAAAATCAATAATACCCAAATATCCTCGGACAAACAATGGTTCATAGGCTCCATCTTTATTATCCTTTCTACCCTAGCTTGGGCATCCCTCTTTGTTTTACAG GCGAAAGTGATAGAAACCTACAAGAATCATCAACTTAGCCTCACATCACTAATCTGCTTCATAGGAATTATTCAAGCTGCTGTTGTTACTTTTTTAATGGAACGCAAAACTTCAGTCTGGTTAATTGGCTGGGATATGAACTTACTCGCTGCTGCTTATGCT GGGGTGTTTTCATCAAGCATGTCATACTATGTGCAAGGATTAGTGATGCAAAAGAAAGGGCCTGTATTTGCAACTGCATTTATCCCTCTAATGATGATCATTGTCGCCATAATGGGATCCTTTATTCTCGCTGAGCAAATTTATCTTGGAGG GGTGGTTGGTGCCATTTTAATTATTATAGGCTTATACTCAGTATTGTGGGGAAAGAATAAGGAACAAATAATGGAGAACAAAGTGACAGATGAGAATTTATCCTTTGCTCTAAAGTGTGTTCACATTATTGACGGCAAAAATTCAAATCAGAATGCTGAAGCACCCAACAAGCTCTTGTCTCTCCCTCATTCTCACATGAATGTTATTAACCAAGAAGAAAATAAAGTTTTAACTTAA
- the LOC107622523 gene encoding cytochrome P450 4X1 isoform X1 — MSSIPYPCDDSSSVPTSFVGLLLLHYSRSRCNSDSHVQSSSELLRDLANRELNAFLWLSLVVVTGLLLRKLFNLFSLWHRARNIPGPPCPSFYGHSKLISRGNLTDVLSKSHEKYGPIVKLWLGPTQLLVSVKDPLLIQEMLIKAEDKLPFTGKAFRLAFGQSCLFAPSYEKLVPGIVPYFPLIMTYLHSPVKVQKRRETLATELNERLLKTADLIPMNVTDFIVDKIENISAKGNIDCGLVSQHIAFTLMGATFFGDGFLACPKAAIYEELLMMIAKDACFWASYNVTPFWKQGFWRYQCLCTKLKCLTSDIVQHCRKSCKLFGQIDQNVHNESFNKEIKSAHCSQCCSDNEFGDYYFFRDLNNHQNAKEKEEPSGNIMRVMFHGCHTTAALISNILTRLVMHPEIQDKVYSEISMVGRNPSKYEQEDIYRMPLLLATIYESARLLPTGPMLQRCSLEHDLSLSTGVTIPAAAVLVVPVQLVQKDDSSWGSDASDFNPYRFLSNHAKESGSAEEVTKSGFNLLELNDPNENAAFLPFGSGTRACVGQKFVIQVIATLLASLLKKYEIRPYSGSGDNSEPSLKNRLQSYPNSPILFVRRDQ; from the exons ATGAGTAGTATTCCATATCCATGCGACGATTCTTCTTCTGTGCCAACGAGTTTCGTagggcttcttcttcttcattactcaAGAAGTAGATGCAACAGCGACAGCCATGTTCAAAGTTCCTCTGAGCTTCTCAGAGACTTGGCTAACAGGGAGCTCAACGCTTTCCTATGGCTCTCTCTCGTCGTCGTCACTGGACTCCTTCTCAGGAAGCTCTTCAACCTCTTTAGTCTTTGGCACAGGGCAAGAAACATTCCTGGACCTCCCTGTCCCTCTTTTTATGGCCACTCTAAGCTTATTTCCCGCGGAAATCTCACCG ATGTCTTGTCAAAATCCCATGAGAAGTATGGACCAATTGTTAAGTTGTGGTTAGGTCCTACTCAGCTTTTGGTGTCAGTTAAGGATCCTCTACTGATTCAAGAGATGCTTATAAAAGCTGAGGATAAGTTGCCTTTTACTGGAAAAGCATTTCGTCTAGCCTTTGGGCAATCATGCCTCTTTGCCCCTTCTTATGAAAAG CTGGTACCAGGTATTGTCCCCTATTTCCCACTGATTATGACATATTTACATTCACCAGTAAAG GTGCAAAAGAGAAGAGAAACATTGGCAACAGAATTGAATGAAAGATTGCTCAAGACTGCTGATCTGATTCCAATGAATGTTACAGACTTTATTGTGGATAAAATAGAAAACATCAGTGCCAAAGGAAATATTGATTGTGGGTTGGTTTCTCAGCATATAGCTTTCACCCTAATGGGAGCCACATTCTTTGGAGATGGCTTCTTGGCCTGTCCAAAAGCTGCAATTTATGAGGAACTCCTTATGATGATTGCTAAAGATGCTTGCTTTTGGGCTTCCTATAATGTTACTCCTTTCTGGAAACAAGGATTTTGGAGGTATCAATGCTTATGTACTAAGCTGAAATGCTTAACTAGTGACATTGTTCAACATTGCAGAAAAAGCTGCAAGCTATTTGGCCAAATTGATCAAAATGTTCATAATGAAAGTTTTAACAAAGAAATAAAGTCAGCACATTGTTCGCAGTGCTGCTCTGATAATGAGTTTGGCGATTATTATTTCTTCCGCGACCTCAATAATCATCAAAATGCTAAAGAAAAAGAAGAGCCTTCTGGGAACATCATGCGTGTAATGTTTCATGGATGTCACACAACTGCTGCTTTAATTTCCAATATATTGACTAGGCTTGTCATGCATCCAGAAATACAGGACAAG GTTTATTCTGAGATTAGCATGGTAGGGAGGAACCCATCAAAATATGAGCAGGAGGATATTTACCGGATGCCTTTGTTATTGGCTACAATCTATGAATCTGCACGCCTTCTGCCCACTGGTCCCATGCTACAGCGATGTTCTCTGGAACATG ACTTAAGCCTTTCAACTGGTGTGACCATACCTGCTGCAGCAGTGCTGGTTGTGCCTGTTCAATTGGTACAAAAGGATGACTCCAGTTGGGGGAGTGATGCAAGTGACTTTAATCCATACCGATTTCTGTCAAATCATGCAAAGGAATCAG GTTCTGCAGAAGAAGTTACAAAGTCTGGTTTCAATTTGCTTGAGCTAAATGATCCAAATGAAAACGCAGCATTTCTGCCTTTCGGATCTGGTACACGCGCATGTGTTGGGCAGAAATTTGTTATCCAAGTCATTGCAACATTGCTGGCATCATTACTCAAAAAATATGAG ATAAGACCTTACTCCGGATCAGGTGATAACTCAGAACCAAGCTTGAAGAATCGTCTTCAGAGTTATCCTAACTCACCTATACTATTTGTTAGAAGGGACCAGTGA
- the LOC107621231 gene encoding WAT1-related protein At5g07050-like isoform X2, whose product MGIEKVGCCSKFVENSQLYFAMIFLQFVYGGMNIITKVSLNQGMSHYVLVVYRHVFATVAIAPFAIIFERKHQPRITFPIFIQIFILALLGMEKMNIKKVRCQAKVMGTVFTVGGAMVMTLYKGPIVEMVWTKHHRTKINNTQISSDKQWFIGSIFIILSTLAWASLFVLQAKVIETYKNHQLSLTSLICFIGIIQAAVVTFLMERKTSVWLIGWDMNLLAAAYAGVFSSSMSYYVQGLVMQKKGPVFATAFIPLMMIIVAIMGSFILAEQIYLGGVVGAILIIIGLYSVLWGKNKEQIMENKVTDENLSFALKCVHIIDGKNSNQNAEAPNKLLSLPHSHMNVINQEENKVLT is encoded by the exons ATGGGAATTGAAAAGGTTGGATGTTGCTCCAAATTTGTTGAGAACTCTCAGCTTTATTTCGCTATGATTTTTTTGCAGTTTGTGTATGGTGGCATGAATATTATAACTAAAGTTTCGCTTAACCAAGGCATGAGCCATTATGTTCTTGTGGTTTATCGCCACGTCTTTGCAACCGTTGCCATTGCTCCATTTGCTATCATCTTTGAAAGG AAACA TCAACCAAGGATAACATTCCCAATTTTCATACAAATTTTTATCCTGGCTCTGCTTGG GATGGAGAAGATGAACATAAAGAAAGTGAGGTGTCAAGCTAAGGTAATGGGCACCGTTTTTACTGTAGGTGGGGCCATGGTGATGACCTTGTACAAAGGTCCTATTGTGGAGATGGTGTGGACCAAACATCATAGGACTAAAATCAATAATACCCAAATATCCTCGGACAAACAATGGTTCATAGGCTCCATCTTTATTATCCTTTCTACCCTAGCTTGGGCATCCCTCTTTGTTTTACAG GCGAAAGTGATAGAAACCTACAAGAATCATCAACTTAGCCTCACATCACTAATCTGCTTCATAGGAATTATTCAAGCTGCTGTTGTTACTTTTTTAATGGAACGCAAAACTTCAGTCTGGTTAATTGGCTGGGATATGAACTTACTCGCTGCTGCTTATGCT GGGGTGTTTTCATCAAGCATGTCATACTATGTGCAAGGATTAGTGATGCAAAAGAAAGGGCCTGTATTTGCAACTGCATTTATCCCTCTAATGATGATCATTGTCGCCATAATGGGATCCTTTATTCTCGCTGAGCAAATTTATCTTGGAGG GGTGGTTGGTGCCATTTTAATTATTATAGGCTTATACTCAGTATTGTGGGGAAAGAATAAGGAACAAATAATGGAGAACAAAGTGACAGATGAGAATTTATCCTTTGCTCTAAAGTGTGTTCACATTATTGACGGCAAAAATTCAAATCAGAATGCTGAAGCACCCAACAAGCTCTTGTCTCTCCCTCATTCTCACATGAATGTTATTAACCAAGAAGAAAATAAAGTTTTAACTTAA
- the LOC107622523 gene encoding alpha-humulene 10-hydroxylase isoform X2: MSSIPYPCDDSSSVPTSFVGLLLLHYSRSRCNSDSHVQSSSELLRDLANRELNAFLWLSLVVVTGLLLRKLFNLFSLWHRARNIPGPPCPSFYGHSKLISRGNLTDVLSKSHEKYGPIVKLWLGPTQLLVSVKDPLLIQEMLIKAEDKLPFTGKAFRLAFGQSCLFAPSYEKVQKRRETLATELNERLLKTADLIPMNVTDFIVDKIENISAKGNIDCGLVSQHIAFTLMGATFFGDGFLACPKAAIYEELLMMIAKDACFWASYNVTPFWKQGFWRYQCLCTKLKCLTSDIVQHCRKSCKLFGQIDQNVHNESFNKEIKSAHCSQCCSDNEFGDYYFFRDLNNHQNAKEKEEPSGNIMRVMFHGCHTTAALISNILTRLVMHPEIQDKVYSEISMVGRNPSKYEQEDIYRMPLLLATIYESARLLPTGPMLQRCSLEHDLSLSTGVTIPAAAVLVVPVQLVQKDDSSWGSDASDFNPYRFLSNHAKESGSAEEVTKSGFNLLELNDPNENAAFLPFGSGTRACVGQKFVIQVIATLLASLLKKYEIRPYSGSGDNSEPSLKNRLQSYPNSPILFVRRDQ; the protein is encoded by the exons ATGAGTAGTATTCCATATCCATGCGACGATTCTTCTTCTGTGCCAACGAGTTTCGTagggcttcttcttcttcattactcaAGAAGTAGATGCAACAGCGACAGCCATGTTCAAAGTTCCTCTGAGCTTCTCAGAGACTTGGCTAACAGGGAGCTCAACGCTTTCCTATGGCTCTCTCTCGTCGTCGTCACTGGACTCCTTCTCAGGAAGCTCTTCAACCTCTTTAGTCTTTGGCACAGGGCAAGAAACATTCCTGGACCTCCCTGTCCCTCTTTTTATGGCCACTCTAAGCTTATTTCCCGCGGAAATCTCACCG ATGTCTTGTCAAAATCCCATGAGAAGTATGGACCAATTGTTAAGTTGTGGTTAGGTCCTACTCAGCTTTTGGTGTCAGTTAAGGATCCTCTACTGATTCAAGAGATGCTTATAAAAGCTGAGGATAAGTTGCCTTTTACTGGAAAAGCATTTCGTCTAGCCTTTGGGCAATCATGCCTCTTTGCCCCTTCTTATGAAAAG GTGCAAAAGAGAAGAGAAACATTGGCAACAGAATTGAATGAAAGATTGCTCAAGACTGCTGATCTGATTCCAATGAATGTTACAGACTTTATTGTGGATAAAATAGAAAACATCAGTGCCAAAGGAAATATTGATTGTGGGTTGGTTTCTCAGCATATAGCTTTCACCCTAATGGGAGCCACATTCTTTGGAGATGGCTTCTTGGCCTGTCCAAAAGCTGCAATTTATGAGGAACTCCTTATGATGATTGCTAAAGATGCTTGCTTTTGGGCTTCCTATAATGTTACTCCTTTCTGGAAACAAGGATTTTGGAGGTATCAATGCTTATGTACTAAGCTGAAATGCTTAACTAGTGACATTGTTCAACATTGCAGAAAAAGCTGCAAGCTATTTGGCCAAATTGATCAAAATGTTCATAATGAAAGTTTTAACAAAGAAATAAAGTCAGCACATTGTTCGCAGTGCTGCTCTGATAATGAGTTTGGCGATTATTATTTCTTCCGCGACCTCAATAATCATCAAAATGCTAAAGAAAAAGAAGAGCCTTCTGGGAACATCATGCGTGTAATGTTTCATGGATGTCACACAACTGCTGCTTTAATTTCCAATATATTGACTAGGCTTGTCATGCATCCAGAAATACAGGACAAG GTTTATTCTGAGATTAGCATGGTAGGGAGGAACCCATCAAAATATGAGCAGGAGGATATTTACCGGATGCCTTTGTTATTGGCTACAATCTATGAATCTGCACGCCTTCTGCCCACTGGTCCCATGCTACAGCGATGTTCTCTGGAACATG ACTTAAGCCTTTCAACTGGTGTGACCATACCTGCTGCAGCAGTGCTGGTTGTGCCTGTTCAATTGGTACAAAAGGATGACTCCAGTTGGGGGAGTGATGCAAGTGACTTTAATCCATACCGATTTCTGTCAAATCATGCAAAGGAATCAG GTTCTGCAGAAGAAGTTACAAAGTCTGGTTTCAATTTGCTTGAGCTAAATGATCCAAATGAAAACGCAGCATTTCTGCCTTTCGGATCTGGTACACGCGCATGTGTTGGGCAGAAATTTGTTATCCAAGTCATTGCAACATTGCTGGCATCATTACTCAAAAAATATGAG ATAAGACCTTACTCCGGATCAGGTGATAACTCAGAACCAAGCTTGAAGAATCGTCTTCAGAGTTATCCTAACTCACCTATACTATTTGTTAGAAGGGACCAGTGA